The Syngnathoides biaculeatus isolate LvHL_M chromosome 6, ASM1980259v1, whole genome shotgun sequence genome has a window encoding:
- the tdg.2 gene encoding G/T mismatch-specific thymine DNA glycosylase isoform X3, protein MYDRYQSSQQHPEVHHVMSHHNHYSEGPRDEPVMAELSVHRELPLHQEQFSHSYSHYQEPVYQQQEEQQRQHPSYLQQQQQQQQQYTVQEQPHYQHPVQQQPQYQNITQQEELNVQHQPPPATPPQALTPAKKKRGRPPKNQCEGGGGGGSVKEEEEDASEAAAKKAKRTLNRFNGMSVAEVMAKTLPDVITYNLDILIIGINPGLLSAYKGHHYPNPGNHFWKCLFLSGFTEQQLNFTHDESLPEKYGIGFTNMVERTTPGSKDLSSKEIREGGRQLLEKLQKYKPLIAAFNGKGIYEIFCKEIFGVKSKNLDFGLQPYKIPDTETVCYLMPSSSPRCAQFPRAQDKVHFYIKLKELRDHMKGAAPIRDVLETDYSFDLQQAKEDAKRIAIKEEQMDPEYESCSGQHGNVRQSNPGNFY, encoded by the exons ATGTATGACAG GTACCAGTCGAGCCAGCAGCACCCCGAGGTGCACCACGTGATGTCCCACCACAACCACTACAGTGAAGGCCCCAGGGACGAGCCCGTCATGGCCGAGCTGTCGGTGCACAGGGAGCTGCCGCTCCACCAGGAGCAGTTTTCCCACAGCTACTCCCATTACCAGGAGCCCGTCTACCAGCAGCAGGAGGAACAGCAACGTCAGCATCCATCTtacctgcagcagcagcagcaacaacaacaacaatacacaGTACAAGAACAGCCTCACTATCAACATCCAGTACAACAACAGCCTCAGTATCAAAATATAACGCAGCAAGAGGAGCTCAATGTTCAACACCAACCTCCACCTGCAACTCCACCTcaag CGTTGACGCCGGCGAAGAAGAAACGAGGTCGTCCGCCAAAGAATCAGtgcgaaggaggaggaggaggcggatcggtgaaagaggaagaggaggatgcgAGCGAGGCGGCGGCAAAGAAAGCCAAAAGGACCCTGAACCGCTTCAACGGCATGTCAGTGGCTGAGGTTATGGCCAAAACGCTGCCTGACGTTATTACCTACAATCTTGACATTTTGATC ATCGGAATTAACCCGGGACTATTGTCGGCCTACAAAGGACACCATTACCCCAACCCTGGAAACCATTTCT ggaaatgtttgtttctgtctGGTTTCACCGAGCAGCAGCTGAACTTCACCCATGACGAGAGCCTGCCGGAAAAATACGGCATCGGCTTCACCAACATGGTGGAGAGGACCACGCCCGGCAGCAAAGACCTTTCCAG tAAGGAGATCCGCGAAGGAGGGCGACAGCTTCTCGAAAAGCTGCAAAAGTACAAGCCGCTAATAGCGGCTTTTAACGGAAAAG GTATTTATGAAATCTTCTGCAAGGAGATCTTTGGTGTGAAATCCAAGAACCTGGACTTTGGCTTGCAGCCCTACAAAATCCCAGACACTGAAACC GTTTGCTACTTGATGCCGTCTTCCAGTCCGCGGTGTGCCCAGTTCCCTCGAGCGCAGGACAAAGTGCACTTCTACATCAAGCTGAAGGAGCTGCGAGACCACATGAAAGGCGCGGCGCCCATCCGCGACGTGCTGGAGACCGACTACTCCTTCGACCTGCAGCAGGCTAAAG AAGATGCAAAGAGGATCGCCATCAAAGAGGAGCAGATGGACCCAGAGTATGAAAGCTGTAGCGGTCAGCATGGAAATGTGAGGCAAAGCAATCCAGGCAACTTTTACTGA
- the tdg.2 gene encoding G/T mismatch-specific thymine DNA glycosylase isoform X2: MNPGNRHPNEYQSSQQHPEVHHVMSHHNHYSEGPRDEPVMAELSVHRELPLHQEQFSHSYSHYQEPVYQQQEEQQRQHPSYLQQQQQQQQQYTVQEQPHYQHPVQQQPQYQNITQQEELNVQHQPPPATPPQALTPAKKKRGRPPKNQCEGGGGGGSVKEEEEDASEAAAKKAKRTLNRFNGMSVAEVMAKTLPDVITYNLDILIIGINPGLLSAYKGHHYPNPGNHFWKCLFLSGFTEQQLNFTHDESLPEKYGIGFTNMVERTTPGSKDLSSKEIREGGRQLLEKLQKYKPLIAAFNGKGIYEIFCKEIFGVKSKNLDFGLQPYKIPDTETVCYLMPSSSPRCAQFPRAQDKVHFYIKLKELRDHMKGAAPIRDVLETDYSFDLQQAKEDAKRIAIKEEQMDPEYESCSGQHGNVRQSNPGNFY, from the exons ATGAACCCTGGAAATCGTCACCCAAATGA GTACCAGTCGAGCCAGCAGCACCCCGAGGTGCACCACGTGATGTCCCACCACAACCACTACAGTGAAGGCCCCAGGGACGAGCCCGTCATGGCCGAGCTGTCGGTGCACAGGGAGCTGCCGCTCCACCAGGAGCAGTTTTCCCACAGCTACTCCCATTACCAGGAGCCCGTCTACCAGCAGCAGGAGGAACAGCAACGTCAGCATCCATCTtacctgcagcagcagcagcaacaacaacaacaatacacaGTACAAGAACAGCCTCACTATCAACATCCAGTACAACAACAGCCTCAGTATCAAAATATAACGCAGCAAGAGGAGCTCAATGTTCAACACCAACCTCCACCTGCAACTCCACCTcaag CGTTGACGCCGGCGAAGAAGAAACGAGGTCGTCCGCCAAAGAATCAGtgcgaaggaggaggaggaggcggatcggtgaaagaggaagaggaggatgcgAGCGAGGCGGCGGCAAAGAAAGCCAAAAGGACCCTGAACCGCTTCAACGGCATGTCAGTGGCTGAGGTTATGGCCAAAACGCTGCCTGACGTTATTACCTACAATCTTGACATTTTGATC ATCGGAATTAACCCGGGACTATTGTCGGCCTACAAAGGACACCATTACCCCAACCCTGGAAACCATTTCT ggaaatgtttgtttctgtctGGTTTCACCGAGCAGCAGCTGAACTTCACCCATGACGAGAGCCTGCCGGAAAAATACGGCATCGGCTTCACCAACATGGTGGAGAGGACCACGCCCGGCAGCAAAGACCTTTCCAG tAAGGAGATCCGCGAAGGAGGGCGACAGCTTCTCGAAAAGCTGCAAAAGTACAAGCCGCTAATAGCGGCTTTTAACGGAAAAG GTATTTATGAAATCTTCTGCAAGGAGATCTTTGGTGTGAAATCCAAGAACCTGGACTTTGGCTTGCAGCCCTACAAAATCCCAGACACTGAAACC GTTTGCTACTTGATGCCGTCTTCCAGTCCGCGGTGTGCCCAGTTCCCTCGAGCGCAGGACAAAGTGCACTTCTACATCAAGCTGAAGGAGCTGCGAGACCACATGAAAGGCGCGGCGCCCATCCGCGACGTGCTGGAGACCGACTACTCCTTCGACCTGCAGCAGGCTAAAG AAGATGCAAAGAGGATCGCCATCAAAGAGGAGCAGATGGACCCAGAGTATGAAAGCTGTAGCGGTCAGCATGGAAATGTGAGGCAAAGCAATCCAGGCAACTTTTACTGA
- the tdg.1 gene encoding LOW QUALITY PROTEIN: thymine DNA glycosylase, tandem duplicate 1 (The sequence of the model RefSeq protein was modified relative to this genomic sequence to represent the inferred CDS: deleted 2 bases in 1 codon) yields the protein MDNKMNGSLPVASAEYLQKWIQSAQQFQALQAQYSAYNHPPHYPESHTEGPAAATPHIVRPQPIMEQQEPANLTKPPPKKRGRPPQPKEPKPPKAPKVPKAPKPPKAPKPPRPKPPKEPKPPKEPKAPKAKPGPKPKKGAEGQATDGKQEKIDESFKKVKRKVDRFKGMSEEEVMKKTLPDLLDYNLDYVIIGINPGLMAAYIGRWFPGPGNHFWKCLFLSGFTEEQLNHMHDTTLPGKYKMGFTNMVARATPGSKDLSSKELREGGKILVEKLMKYKPLIAVFNGKCIYEMFCRELFGKKPKTLEFGLQPHKIPDCEVALYLMPSSSARCAQFPRAQDKVHFYIKLRELRDSLRGIQRAREIEEINYSFDLQLAKEDAKRVAIKEEQYDPGYEDAYGGAYGVPPAEGGQSQANGHCAFSPSQENSAAEDGGQDASASKSSQLPDGERMTQLSADQIPDTCGREEEDGRGACQASAV from the exons ATGGACAATAAGATGAACGGATCCCTGCCTGTTGCCTCTGCGGAATATCTGCAAAAATG GATTCAGTCAGCTCAGCAATTCCAAGCCCTCCAAGCCCAATATTCAGCCTACAACCATCCGCCGCACTAcccagaatcgcatacagaggGACCAGCAGCAGCTACACCGCATATCGTTCGCCCTCAGCCCATAATGGAGCAGCAAGAGCCTGCTAATCTGACAAAAC CCCCACCCAAAAAACGAGGCCGACCACCTCAGCCCAAGGAACCCAAGCCTCCAAAAGCCCCCAAAGTCCCGAAGGCCCCCAAGCCCCCGAAGGCCCCCAAGCCCCCAAGG CCCAAGCCCCCAAAGGAACCCAAGCCCCCAAAGGAACCCAAAGCCCCCAAGGCCAAACCGGGCCCGAAGCCCAAGAAGGGCGCTGAGGGCCAGGCGACTGACGGCAAGCAAGAGAAGATCGATGAGAGCTTCAAGAAGGTGAAGAGGAAAGTGGATCGTTTCAAGGGCATGTCAGAGGAAGAAGTGATGAAGAAGACCCTGCCGGACTTGCTGGACTACAATCTGGACTACGTCATT atTGGTATCAATCCGGGACTGATGGCTGCTTACATTGGACGATGGTTTCCCGGTCCTGGAAATCATTTTT GGAAGTGCCTCTTTCTGTCGGGATTCACCGAAGAACAGCTCAACCACATGCATGACACAACTTTGCCTGGCAAGTACAAAATGGGTTTCACCAACATGGTTGCCAGGGCAACGCCGGGCAGTAAAGACCTGTCAAG CAAAGAACTGCGCGAAGGGGGTAAAATTCTGGTGGAGAAACTGATGAAGTATAAACCTCTCATTGCTGTGTTTAATGGAAAAT GCATATATGAAATGTTCTGTCGAGAACTATTTGGTAAAAAACCAAAGACGCTAGAATTTGGTTTGCAGCCGCACAAGATCCCAGACTGTGAGGTG GCTCTGTACCTGATGCCATCCTCCAGCGCCCGCTGTGCTCAGTTTCCTCGCGCTCAGGACAAAGTGCACTTCTACATCAAGCTGAGGGAGCTGAGGGACAGCCTGCGCGGCATCCAGCGGGCAAGGGAGATCGAGGAGATCAATTATTCGTTCGACCTGCAACTGGCCAAGG AGGACGCTAAGAGGGTGGCCATCAAGGAGGAGCAGTACGATCCCGGTTACGAGGACGCCTACGGTGGCGCTTACGGCGTGCCGCCGGCCGAGGGAGGCCAGAGTCAGGCCAACGGACACTGTGCATTCTCGCCAAGCCAGGAAAACAGTGCCG CAGAAGATGGAGGACAGGATGCGAGCGCGTCGAAGAGTTCCCAACTCCCAGATGGAGAGCGGATGACGCAGTTGAGTGCCGATCAGATTCCGGACACATGcgggagagaagaagaagatggccgAGGAGCTTGCCAGGCCTCTGCCGTATGA
- the tdg.2 gene encoding G/T mismatch-specific thymine DNA glycosylase isoform X5, producing the protein MSHHNHYSEGPRDEPVMAELSVHRELPLHQEQFSHSYSHYQEPVYQQQEEQQRQHPSYLQQQQQQQQQYTVQEQPHYQHPVQQQPQYQNITQQEELNVQHQPPPATPPQALTPAKKKRGRPPKNQCEGGGGGGSVKEEEEDASEAAAKKAKRTLNRFNGMSVAEVMAKTLPDVITYNLDILIIGINPGLLSAYKGHHYPNPGNHFWKCLFLSGFTEQQLNFTHDESLPEKYGIGFTNMVERTTPGSKDLSSKEIREGGRQLLEKLQKYKPLIAAFNGKGIYEIFCKEIFGVKSKNLDFGLQPYKIPDTETVCYLMPSSSPRCAQFPRAQDKVHFYIKLKELRDHMKGAAPIRDVLETDYSFDLQQAKEDAKRIAIKEEQMDPEYESCSGQHGNVRQSNPGNFY; encoded by the exons ATGTCCCACCACAACCACTACAGTGAAGGCCCCAGGGACGAGCCCGTCATGGCCGAGCTGTCGGTGCACAGGGAGCTGCCGCTCCACCAGGAGCAGTTTTCCCACAGCTACTCCCATTACCAGGAGCCCGTCTACCAGCAGCAGGAGGAACAGCAACGTCAGCATCCATCTtacctgcagcagcagcagcaacaacaacaacaatacacaGTACAAGAACAGCCTCACTATCAACATCCAGTACAACAACAGCCTCAGTATCAAAATATAACGCAGCAAGAGGAGCTCAATGTTCAACACCAACCTCCACCTGCAACTCCACCTcaag CGTTGACGCCGGCGAAGAAGAAACGAGGTCGTCCGCCAAAGAATCAGtgcgaaggaggaggaggaggcggatcggtgaaagaggaagaggaggatgcgAGCGAGGCGGCGGCAAAGAAAGCCAAAAGGACCCTGAACCGCTTCAACGGCATGTCAGTGGCTGAGGTTATGGCCAAAACGCTGCCTGACGTTATTACCTACAATCTTGACATTTTGATC ATCGGAATTAACCCGGGACTATTGTCGGCCTACAAAGGACACCATTACCCCAACCCTGGAAACCATTTCT ggaaatgtttgtttctgtctGGTTTCACCGAGCAGCAGCTGAACTTCACCCATGACGAGAGCCTGCCGGAAAAATACGGCATCGGCTTCACCAACATGGTGGAGAGGACCACGCCCGGCAGCAAAGACCTTTCCAG tAAGGAGATCCGCGAAGGAGGGCGACAGCTTCTCGAAAAGCTGCAAAAGTACAAGCCGCTAATAGCGGCTTTTAACGGAAAAG GTATTTATGAAATCTTCTGCAAGGAGATCTTTGGTGTGAAATCCAAGAACCTGGACTTTGGCTTGCAGCCCTACAAAATCCCAGACACTGAAACC GTTTGCTACTTGATGCCGTCTTCCAGTCCGCGGTGTGCCCAGTTCCCTCGAGCGCAGGACAAAGTGCACTTCTACATCAAGCTGAAGGAGCTGCGAGACCACATGAAAGGCGCGGCGCCCATCCGCGACGTGCTGGAGACCGACTACTCCTTCGACCTGCAGCAGGCTAAAG AAGATGCAAAGAGGATCGCCATCAAAGAGGAGCAGATGGACCCAGAGTATGAAAGCTGTAGCGGTCAGCATGGAAATGTGAGGCAAAGCAATCCAGGCAACTTTTACTGA
- the tdg.2 gene encoding G/T mismatch-specific thymine DNA glycosylase isoform X4: MYYRYQSSQQHPEVHHVMSHHNHYSEGPRDEPVMAELSVHRELPLHQEQFSHSYSHYQEPVYQQQEEQQRQHPSYLQQQQQQQQQYTVQEQPHYQHPVQQQPQYQNITQQEELNVQHQPPPATPPQALTPAKKKRGRPPKNQCEGGGGGGSVKEEEEDASEAAAKKAKRTLNRFNGMSVAEVMAKTLPDVITYNLDILIIGINPGLLSAYKGHHYPNPGNHFWKCLFLSGFTEQQLNFTHDESLPEKYGIGFTNMVERTTPGSKDLSSKEIREGGRQLLEKLQKYKPLIAAFNGKGIYEIFCKEIFGVKSKNLDFGLQPYKIPDTETVCYLMPSSSPRCAQFPRAQDKVHFYIKLKELRDHMKGAAPIRDVLETDYSFDLQQAKEDAKRIAIKEEQMDPEYESCSGQHGNVRQSNPGNFY; this comes from the exons ATGTATTATAG GTACCAGTCGAGCCAGCAGCACCCCGAGGTGCACCACGTGATGTCCCACCACAACCACTACAGTGAAGGCCCCAGGGACGAGCCCGTCATGGCCGAGCTGTCGGTGCACAGGGAGCTGCCGCTCCACCAGGAGCAGTTTTCCCACAGCTACTCCCATTACCAGGAGCCCGTCTACCAGCAGCAGGAGGAACAGCAACGTCAGCATCCATCTtacctgcagcagcagcagcaacaacaacaacaatacacaGTACAAGAACAGCCTCACTATCAACATCCAGTACAACAACAGCCTCAGTATCAAAATATAACGCAGCAAGAGGAGCTCAATGTTCAACACCAACCTCCACCTGCAACTCCACCTcaag CGTTGACGCCGGCGAAGAAGAAACGAGGTCGTCCGCCAAAGAATCAGtgcgaaggaggaggaggaggcggatcggtgaaagaggaagaggaggatgcgAGCGAGGCGGCGGCAAAGAAAGCCAAAAGGACCCTGAACCGCTTCAACGGCATGTCAGTGGCTGAGGTTATGGCCAAAACGCTGCCTGACGTTATTACCTACAATCTTGACATTTTGATC ATCGGAATTAACCCGGGACTATTGTCGGCCTACAAAGGACACCATTACCCCAACCCTGGAAACCATTTCT ggaaatgtttgtttctgtctGGTTTCACCGAGCAGCAGCTGAACTTCACCCATGACGAGAGCCTGCCGGAAAAATACGGCATCGGCTTCACCAACATGGTGGAGAGGACCACGCCCGGCAGCAAAGACCTTTCCAG tAAGGAGATCCGCGAAGGAGGGCGACAGCTTCTCGAAAAGCTGCAAAAGTACAAGCCGCTAATAGCGGCTTTTAACGGAAAAG GTATTTATGAAATCTTCTGCAAGGAGATCTTTGGTGTGAAATCCAAGAACCTGGACTTTGGCTTGCAGCCCTACAAAATCCCAGACACTGAAACC GTTTGCTACTTGATGCCGTCTTCCAGTCCGCGGTGTGCCCAGTTCCCTCGAGCGCAGGACAAAGTGCACTTCTACATCAAGCTGAAGGAGCTGCGAGACCACATGAAAGGCGCGGCGCCCATCCGCGACGTGCTGGAGACCGACTACTCCTTCGACCTGCAGCAGGCTAAAG AAGATGCAAAGAGGATCGCCATCAAAGAGGAGCAGATGGACCCAGAGTATGAAAGCTGTAGCGGTCAGCATGGAAATGTGAGGCAAAGCAATCCAGGCAACTTTTACTGA
- the LOC133501851 gene encoding ubiquinol-cytochrome-c reductase complex assembly factor 6 translates to MPAGVSWTRYLRMYGASILAMFAGAQVVHLYYLPDLSIPELPPKPGELQTELLGFKLREAAAQQQMDAKPKLDQ, encoded by the exons ATGCCAGCCGGGGTGTCGTGGACTCGATACTTAAGGATGTACGGAGCCAGCATATTGGCGATGTTTGCTGGGGCACAAGTGGTCCACCTGTACTACTTACCTGACCTG AGTATACCAGAGCTCCCTCCAAAACCTGGCGAGCTTCAGACAGAACTACTTGGCTTCAAACTAAGAGAAGCAGCCGCACAGCAGCAGATGGACGCAAAACCGAAGCTGGACCAATAA
- the tdg.2 gene encoding G/T mismatch-specific thymine DNA glycosylase isoform X1, whose product MEENEFTPLTVPMDYFQQWYQSSQQHPEVHHVMSHHNHYSEGPRDEPVMAELSVHRELPLHQEQFSHSYSHYQEPVYQQQEEQQRQHPSYLQQQQQQQQQYTVQEQPHYQHPVQQQPQYQNITQQEELNVQHQPPPATPPQALTPAKKKRGRPPKNQCEGGGGGGSVKEEEEDASEAAAKKAKRTLNRFNGMSVAEVMAKTLPDVITYNLDILIIGINPGLLSAYKGHHYPNPGNHFWKCLFLSGFTEQQLNFTHDESLPEKYGIGFTNMVERTTPGSKDLSSKEIREGGRQLLEKLQKYKPLIAAFNGKGIYEIFCKEIFGVKSKNLDFGLQPYKIPDTETVCYLMPSSSPRCAQFPRAQDKVHFYIKLKELRDHMKGAAPIRDVLETDYSFDLQQAKEDAKRIAIKEEQMDPEYESCSGQHGNVRQSNPGNFY is encoded by the exons atggaggaaaacgAGTTTACGCCGTTGACGGTACCCATGGATTATTTCCAGCAGTG GTACCAGTCGAGCCAGCAGCACCCCGAGGTGCACCACGTGATGTCCCACCACAACCACTACAGTGAAGGCCCCAGGGACGAGCCCGTCATGGCCGAGCTGTCGGTGCACAGGGAGCTGCCGCTCCACCAGGAGCAGTTTTCCCACAGCTACTCCCATTACCAGGAGCCCGTCTACCAGCAGCAGGAGGAACAGCAACGTCAGCATCCATCTtacctgcagcagcagcagcaacaacaacaacaatacacaGTACAAGAACAGCCTCACTATCAACATCCAGTACAACAACAGCCTCAGTATCAAAATATAACGCAGCAAGAGGAGCTCAATGTTCAACACCAACCTCCACCTGCAACTCCACCTcaag CGTTGACGCCGGCGAAGAAGAAACGAGGTCGTCCGCCAAAGAATCAGtgcgaaggaggaggaggaggcggatcggtgaaagaggaagaggaggatgcgAGCGAGGCGGCGGCAAAGAAAGCCAAAAGGACCCTGAACCGCTTCAACGGCATGTCAGTGGCTGAGGTTATGGCCAAAACGCTGCCTGACGTTATTACCTACAATCTTGACATTTTGATC ATCGGAATTAACCCGGGACTATTGTCGGCCTACAAAGGACACCATTACCCCAACCCTGGAAACCATTTCT ggaaatgtttgtttctgtctGGTTTCACCGAGCAGCAGCTGAACTTCACCCATGACGAGAGCCTGCCGGAAAAATACGGCATCGGCTTCACCAACATGGTGGAGAGGACCACGCCCGGCAGCAAAGACCTTTCCAG tAAGGAGATCCGCGAAGGAGGGCGACAGCTTCTCGAAAAGCTGCAAAAGTACAAGCCGCTAATAGCGGCTTTTAACGGAAAAG GTATTTATGAAATCTTCTGCAAGGAGATCTTTGGTGTGAAATCCAAGAACCTGGACTTTGGCTTGCAGCCCTACAAAATCCCAGACACTGAAACC GTTTGCTACTTGATGCCGTCTTCCAGTCCGCGGTGTGCCCAGTTCCCTCGAGCGCAGGACAAAGTGCACTTCTACATCAAGCTGAAGGAGCTGCGAGACCACATGAAAGGCGCGGCGCCCATCCGCGACGTGCTGGAGACCGACTACTCCTTCGACCTGCAGCAGGCTAAAG AAGATGCAAAGAGGATCGCCATCAAAGAGGAGCAGATGGACCCAGAGTATGAAAGCTGTAGCGGTCAGCATGGAAATGTGAGGCAAAGCAATCCAGGCAACTTTTACTGA
- the si:dkey-42p14.3 gene encoding EF-hand calcium-binding domain-containing protein 10: MDVKITTEREKEAAAYLEKHKIFDLMRNLTSMLFFYRPDDPKEFLIEKLEQLKQARDQGQKAPSLLSHSNLDAAFGIVDPANERYVTFAQYKQALISLGMKDINECPDGVNDDKITYDTFITEGMLSLEKCSATYKQP; this comes from the exons atggacgtCAAAATAACGACCGAGCGAGAGAAAGAAGCCGCCGCTTacctggaaaaacacaaaatctttGACCTGATGAGAAACCTCACCAGCATGCTCTTCTTTTACAGACCCG ATGACCCGAAAGAGTTCCTCATTGAAAAACTGGAACAGTTAAAACAAGCTCGAGATCAGGGCCAAAAAGCGCCCAGTCTGCTCAGCCATTCCAATCTGGACGCAGCTTTTGGAATAGTGGACCCAGCCAATGAAAGATATGTCACATTTGCACAATACAAACAGG CTCTTATCTCATTGGGCATGAAAGACATCAACGAGTGTCCTGATGGTGTAAACGATGACAAAATAACCTATGATACTTTCATAACAGAAGG GATGCTAAGCCTGGAGAAATGCTCAGCGACATACAAACAGCCTTAA